The following are encoded together in the Methylorubrum sp. B1-46 genome:
- the speB gene encoding agmatinase, which translates to MVTPRFSGLASFMRLPVLDPAEAADQVEIGLIGIPFDGATTGRPGARLGPRAVREASTGTRALNHATGVAPYVLAPCADLGDVPVNPVDTAETARRIEAFYRPLAEAGIVPLTVGGDHFITGPVLRALGAARPLGLIHIDAHSDTDDAQYGGSRLTHGTPFRRAVEAGVLDPRRCIQIGLRGSMDAADERDWALAQGMRILTMEEVCARGLPEVAAEARAVAGEGPTYLSFDIDALDPAFAPGTGTPEIGGFTTREALHLLRGLRGLDLVGADVVEVAPSLDPAGITALAGAGIAFEILCLLAERAAARA; encoded by the coding sequence ATGGTGACGCCGCGCTTCTCCGGTCTCGCGAGCTTCATGCGGCTTCCGGTGCTCGATCCGGCCGAGGCGGCGGATCAGGTCGAGATCGGTCTGATCGGCATCCCCTTCGACGGCGCCACCACGGGCCGGCCCGGCGCGCGGCTCGGGCCGCGGGCGGTGCGCGAGGCCTCCACCGGCACGCGGGCACTCAACCACGCCACGGGCGTGGCGCCCTATGTCCTGGCGCCCTGCGCCGATCTCGGCGACGTGCCGGTGAACCCCGTGGACACCGCCGAGACCGCCCGGCGGATCGAGGCGTTCTACCGGCCGCTCGCCGAAGCGGGGATCGTGCCGCTCACGGTCGGCGGCGACCACTTCATCACCGGTCCGGTGCTGCGGGCGCTCGGCGCCGCCCGGCCCCTCGGGCTGATCCACATCGACGCCCACAGCGACACCGACGACGCCCAGTATGGCGGGTCGCGGCTGACCCACGGCACGCCGTTCCGGCGCGCCGTCGAGGCGGGCGTGCTCGACCCGCGCCGCTGCATCCAGATCGGCCTGCGCGGCAGCATGGACGCGGCCGACGAGCGCGACTGGGCGCTGGCGCAGGGGATGCGCATCCTCACGATGGAGGAGGTCTGCGCCCGCGGCCTGCCGGAAGTGGCCGCGGAAGCCCGCGCCGTGGCGGGCGAGGGCCCGACCTATCTCAGCTTCGACATCGATGCCCTCGATCCCGCCTTCGCGCCCGGCACCGGCACGCCGGAGATCGGCGGCTTCACCACGCGGGAGGCCCTGCACCTGCTGCGGGGGTTGCGCGGCCTCGATCTCGTCGGGGCGGACGTGGTGGAGGTCGCCCCCTCCCTCGACCCTGCCGGCATCACGGCGCTGGCGGGCGCGGGCATCGCCTTCGAGATCCTGTGCCTGCTGGCGGAGCGGGCCGCGGCGCGCGCCTGA
- a CDS encoding restriction endonuclease, with translation MTSAKFAILTNGRTFHFHTDLEAPNKLDDRPFLTFEMSDIHAQTVAELTKFARSSFNEDAILQSAHRLKYTSLIKKEIMSLLDSPSEEFVRMVVAPVQSGRFTAQVREQLTPLVKAAFREIIRDSVQSRLSNALADTVALDIAEAPPAVEDAEIVTTDEEREGFMIVRAIVREVIKADRVIMRDQRSYCGILIDNNNRKPLARLHFNRSVKYIGLFDGDKEERIRIDSLDHIYDLTDRLRATARFYAEGGARKAEAGNSEAVPAA, from the coding sequence GTGACATCCGCCAAGTTTGCGATTTTGACAAATGGTCGGACATTTCATTTTCATACAGATTTGGAGGCGCCTAATAAGCTCGATGATCGTCCTTTTCTCACCTTCGAAATGTCGGACATCCATGCGCAAACTGTTGCTGAGCTGACAAAATTTGCGAGGAGCAGCTTCAACGAAGATGCTATCCTTCAATCGGCGCATAGACTTAAGTATACGTCTCTTATCAAAAAAGAGATTATGAGCCTGCTGGATTCCCCGTCCGAAGAGTTCGTTCGGATGGTCGTCGCACCCGTCCAATCCGGCCGCTTCACAGCGCAGGTGAGGGAGCAGCTCACGCCGCTTGTAAAAGCCGCCTTCCGCGAAATTATTCGGGATTCGGTTCAATCCCGCTTGTCGAATGCGCTCGCTGATACGGTTGCCCTCGATATCGCTGAAGCACCGCCGGCTGTGGAAGATGCTGAGATCGTCACGACCGATGAAGAGCGCGAGGGCTTCATGATCGTTCGCGCTATCGTGCGAGAGGTCATAAAAGCTGACCGCGTCATCATGCGCGATCAGAGAAGCTACTGCGGCATTCTGATTGACAACAACAATCGCAAGCCTCTTGCGCGGCTACACTTCAATCGATCGGTCAAATATATCGGTCTTTTCGATGGCGATAAGGAAGAGCGGATCCGTATCGACAGTTTGGATCATATCTACGATCTGACAGATCGGCTGCGTGCGACGGCCCGGTTCTATGCCGAAGGCGGGGCACGCAAGGCTGAGGCAGGCAATTCCGAGGCTGTGCCTGCTGCTTGA
- a CDS encoding GNAT family N-acetyltransferase, protein MAAQVAVIDRSEAADWDEALWQQPAANIYASRSWGTYKGRLGWSVRRVALCDNGEDLAYIQYQERRSGPLRRILVQGGPVLTPRGQSRAEAVLAAFLDHLALRPTDLLAVKSYRPQDPEGVTALLSHRFVPVVTAKDHTIEIDLTPGTAALLATSDRRWRREVKKAEGLPDLTAVFLTDPDERLRAFDTFVRMYAALQQRKGFSNDLDTSAYRDLAASDPHLLFLEIREGGEPILVRIVHTARDRWTDFFTASNERARATGAASFAVWRIIERAREEGASRFDFGGVDPADNRGVFDFKRALSRNVVQGGPTWIYARNTVVRRAAATALFLRSV, encoded by the coding sequence ATGGCAGCTCAGGTCGCGGTCATCGACCGTTCGGAGGCCGCGGATTGGGACGAGGCTCTCTGGCAGCAGCCCGCCGCCAACATCTACGCCTCGCGGAGCTGGGGCACCTACAAGGGCCGGCTCGGCTGGAGCGTCCGGCGGGTGGCCCTGTGCGACAACGGTGAGGATCTCGCCTACATCCAGTATCAGGAGCGCCGCAGCGGGCCGCTCCGCCGGATCCTCGTTCAGGGTGGGCCGGTTCTCACCCCGCGCGGTCAGTCGCGGGCGGAGGCGGTGCTTGCCGCCTTCCTCGACCATCTCGCCCTGCGCCCGACGGATCTGCTCGCGGTGAAGAGCTACCGGCCCCAGGATCCGGAAGGGGTCACCGCCCTCCTGTCGCACCGCTTCGTGCCCGTCGTCACGGCCAAGGATCACACGATCGAGATCGACCTGACGCCCGGCACGGCCGCGCTGCTGGCCACGTCCGACCGGCGCTGGCGCCGGGAGGTCAAGAAGGCGGAGGGCCTGCCCGATCTCACCGCCGTCTTCCTGACGGATCCGGACGAGCGCCTGCGGGCCTTCGACACCTTCGTGCGGATGTATGCCGCCCTGCAGCAGCGCAAGGGCTTCTCGAACGACCTCGACACGAGCGCCTATCGCGACCTCGCGGCGTCCGATCCGCACCTGCTCTTCCTCGAAATCCGCGAGGGCGGGGAGCCGATCCTGGTGCGCATCGTCCACACCGCGCGGGACCGCTGGACCGACTTCTTCACCGCCTCGAACGAGCGGGCGCGGGCGACCGGCGCGGCCAGCTTCGCCGTGTGGCGGATCATCGAGCGCGCCCGTGAGGAGGGCGCCAGCCGCTTCGATTTCGGCGGCGTCGATCCGGCCGACAACCGCGGCGTCTTCGACTTCAAGCGGGCCCTGAGCCGCAACGTGGTTCAGGGCGGCCCGACCTGGATCTACGCGCGCAACACCGTCGTCCGCCGCGCCGCCGCGACCGCCCTGTTCCTGCGCTCGGTCTGA
- a CDS encoding HD-GYP domain-containing protein: MREPRDRDGRQDASQRRRDERPEDVVVLVSDRRERAERLARGIALVLPCRVIEPGAGLPAGRPIAFVVDLATDLSADRADDRSRAWMTWLARNIRESGLPCLYLARGNAAQDAAAAALLGAPTVIDPRQSAGIVPTLQRLVAQGKARGGRATARGVPAAAGGPPEMRVARATALVTDLFDNAAAGRPPTPAEAEEGTQIVLDTVSEIGIRAWLDLVWRHDIQVYQHSLSVAGFAAAFAAELGFSRSDRQRLAKAALLHDVGKALIPQAILNKPGPLTAEEMAVMRTHAALGADLLAGESAFGSDILDVVRYHHERLDGSGYPEGLRGAQIGDLVRLVAICDVHSALTERRVYRPPLSAAEAAAIMDAQAGQLDPDLLRVYRPIIARAGGAAGGPSVLG; the protein is encoded by the coding sequence ATGCGGGAACCGCGAGACCGAGACGGACGCCAGGACGCGAGCCAACGTCGCCGGGACGAACGCCCCGAGGATGTCGTCGTCCTCGTCTCGGATCGCCGCGAGCGGGCGGAGCGTCTGGCCCGCGGCATCGCCCTCGTCCTGCCCTGCCGCGTGATCGAGCCCGGCGCAGGCTTGCCGGCCGGCCGGCCCATCGCCTTCGTCGTCGATCTCGCCACCGACCTCTCCGCGGACCGGGCGGACGACCGGAGCCGTGCCTGGATGACCTGGCTCGCCAGGAACATCCGCGAGAGCGGGCTGCCCTGCCTCTATCTCGCCCGCGGCAACGCGGCCCAGGACGCGGCGGCCGCGGCCTTGCTCGGTGCGCCGACGGTGATCGATCCGCGCCAATCCGCCGGCATCGTCCCGACGCTTCAACGCCTCGTCGCGCAGGGGAAGGCGAGGGGCGGGCGCGCCACGGCCCGCGGCGTGCCCGCGGCGGCCGGCGGGCCGCCCGAGATGCGGGTGGCGCGGGCCACCGCGCTCGTCACCGATCTGTTCGACAACGCCGCCGCCGGCCGGCCGCCGACCCCTGCAGAGGCTGAGGAGGGCACGCAGATCGTGCTCGACACGGTCTCCGAGATCGGCATCCGCGCCTGGCTCGATCTCGTCTGGCGCCACGACATCCAGGTCTACCAGCACTCCTTGAGCGTGGCGGGCTTCGCCGCCGCTTTCGCCGCCGAACTCGGCTTCTCCCGCTCCGACCGGCAGCGCCTGGCCAAGGCCGCGCTCCTGCACGATGTCGGCAAGGCGCTGATCCCCCAGGCCATCCTCAACAAGCCGGGCCCGCTCACGGCCGAAGAGATGGCGGTGATGCGCACCCACGCCGCGCTCGGCGCCGACCTGCTGGCCGGGGAGAGCGCCTTCGGGTCCGACATCCTCGACGTCGTGCGCTACCATCACGAGCGCCTCGACGGGTCCGGCTACCCGGAGGGTCTGAGGGGGGCGCAGATCGGTGACCTCGTGCGGCTCGTGGCGATCTGCGACGTGCATTCGGCCTTGACCGAGCGCCGGGTCTACCGCCCGCCCCTCTCCGCCGCCGAGGCCGCCGCGATCATGGACGCCCAGGCCGGCCAGCTCGATCCCGACCTGCTGCGGGTCTATCGCCCGATCATCGCCCGCGCCGGAGGCGCCGCCGGCGGACCCTCCGTATTGGGCTGA
- a CDS encoding dihydrofolate reductase: MIDVRCICAIGQRGQLGLNGHLPWEGNTDPLFVEDVTRFFALTMGHVLIAGPKTVASVPEFAFKDRTIDVIRSHEDPEAVLARYPGRRIFVGGGIAVWNVYARYIQHWDVTRLPYDGEADRWFDPAWLVGGPLRG; encoded by the coding sequence ATGATCGACGTCCGCTGCATCTGCGCCATCGGCCAGCGGGGCCAACTCGGCCTCAACGGGCACCTCCCCTGGGAGGGCAACACCGATCCGCTCTTCGTCGAGGACGTGACGCGCTTCTTCGCGTTGACCATGGGCCACGTGCTGATCGCCGGGCCGAAGACCGTGGCCTCGGTGCCGGAATTCGCGTTCAAGGACCGCACCATCGACGTGATCCGCTCGCATGAGGATCCGGAAGCGGTGCTGGCCCGCTATCCCGGCCGGCGCATCTTCGTCGGCGGCGGCATCGCGGTCTGGAACGTCTACGCGCGGTACATCCAGCACTGGGACGTCACGCGGCTCCCCTACGACGGCGAGGCCGACCGCTGGTTCGACCCGGCTTGGCTCGTCGGCGGTCCGCTGCGCGGCTGA
- the ubiB gene encoding 2-polyprenylphenol 6-hydroxylase — MLGAVFHLARGAHVGFVLAREGGLALIDPAQLPPHLRLALKLGRSLERRGVAEAPGASPLERALTRLGPSYVKFGQFLATRPDIVGMAAARDLERLQDRVPPFPQGVAMRVVETELGKPVSALFTAFSEPVAAASIAQVHKATVLDADGTQRTLAVKVMRPGVRERFAKDLQAMRFMARIVNALLPDAERLRPREVVEILARSVTMEMDFRLEAAAMSELAQNTKGDADFRTPRPEWALTGRDVLTSEWIDGVRLNDRAGIVAAGHDPKALGRVVIQSFLRQAIRDGFFHADMHPGNLFVDPQGRLVAVDFGIMGRLGHAERRFLAEILLGFITRDYRRVAQVHFEAGYVPRHHSVDDFAQAIRAIGEPIHQRRADEISMAKVLTLLFDVTALFDMSTRTELVMLQKTMVVVEGVARSLDPQLDMWTGAEPVVRAWITRHLGPVGRLEGGARAAMTLAEVVSDIPDIAQRIRRIMIRLDEEGTRDTKAIERLVKLERRHALLTTLALWGIAVGALVLAFR; from the coding sequence ATGCTAGGCGCCGTCTTCCACCTCGCGCGCGGCGCCCATGTCGGCTTCGTGCTCGCCCGCGAGGGCGGGCTCGCCCTGATCGACCCGGCGCAATTGCCGCCGCATCTGCGGCTCGCGCTGAAACTCGGCCGATCCCTGGAGCGGCGCGGCGTCGCCGAGGCGCCGGGTGCCAGCCCGCTGGAGCGCGCGCTGACCCGGCTCGGCCCCTCCTACGTCAAGTTCGGCCAGTTCCTGGCAACCCGACCCGACATCGTCGGCATGGCCGCCGCCCGCGACCTCGAGCGGCTTCAGGATCGGGTGCCGCCCTTCCCGCAGGGCGTGGCGATGCGGGTGGTCGAGACGGAACTCGGCAAGCCGGTCTCGGCCCTGTTCACCGCCTTCAGCGAGCCGGTCGCCGCGGCCTCGATCGCCCAGGTCCACAAGGCGACCGTGCTCGATGCCGACGGCACGCAGCGCACCCTGGCGGTCAAGGTGATGCGGCCGGGCGTGCGCGAGCGCTTCGCCAAGGACCTGCAGGCGATGCGGTTCATGGCCCGCATCGTCAACGCGCTGCTGCCCGATGCCGAGCGGCTGCGCCCGCGCGAAGTCGTCGAGATCCTGGCCCGCTCCGTCACCATGGAGATGGATTTCCGGCTCGAAGCGGCGGCGATGTCGGAACTCGCCCAGAACACCAAGGGCGACGCCGATTTCCGCACGCCACGCCCCGAATGGGCGCTGACGGGACGCGACGTGCTGACCTCCGAGTGGATCGACGGCGTGCGCCTCAACGACCGCGCCGGCATCGTCGCGGCGGGCCACGACCCCAAGGCGCTCGGCCGGGTGGTGATCCAGTCCTTCCTGAGGCAGGCGATCCGCGACGGCTTCTTCCACGCCGACATGCACCCCGGAAACCTGTTCGTCGATCCGCAGGGGCGGCTCGTCGCTGTCGATTTCGGCATCATGGGCCGGCTGGGACACGCCGAGCGACGCTTCCTCGCCGAGATCCTGCTCGGCTTCATCACCCGCGACTACCGCCGCGTCGCCCAGGTGCATTTCGAGGCCGGCTACGTGCCGCGCCACCACTCGGTGGACGATTTCGCGCAGGCGATCCGGGCGATCGGCGAGCCGATCCACCAGCGCCGGGCCGACGAGATTTCCATGGCCAAGGTGCTCACGCTGCTGTTCGACGTGACCGCCCTGTTCGACATGAGCACCCGCACCGAGCTGGTGATGCTGCAAAAAACCATGGTGGTGGTGGAGGGCGTCGCCCGCTCGCTCGATCCGCAGCTCGACATGTGGACCGGCGCCGAGCCGGTGGTGCGCGCGTGGATCACCCGCCATCTCGGCCCCGTCGGCCGGCTGGAGGGCGGGGCGCGGGCCGCGATGACGCTCGCCGAGGTCGTCTCCGACATCCCCGACATCGCGCAACGCATCCGCCGGATCATGATCCGCCTCGACGAAGAGGGGACGCGCGACACCAAGGCGATCGAGCGGCTGGTCAAGCTGGAGCGCCGCCACGCGCTCCTGACCACCCTAGCCCTGTGGGGGATCGCGGTGGGGGCGCTGGTGCTGGCGTTTCGGTGA
- the ubiE gene encoding bifunctional demethylmenaquinone methyltransferase/2-methoxy-6-polyprenyl-1,4-benzoquinol methylase UbiE, which yields MSGTDARAGDTDATADFGYERVRLSEKQARVDDVFRSVARRYDLMNDLMSGGLHRAWKSHLISMLRPSRTRPYHHLDVAGGTGDIAFRTLAAGGPETHVTVLDINEAMLRVGAERAGHTYDGRIDFVTGNAETLPLPAGHFDSYTIAFGIRNVPRIDVALREAHRVLKPGGRFLCLEFSRVDLPVLEKIYDAYSFHVIPRIGERVAGDRDSYQYLVESIRKFPSPDAFARMIEAAGFAHVSHRRLSGGIVAIHSGWKIS from the coding sequence ATGAGCGGAACGGACGCGAGGGCCGGCGACACGGACGCCACCGCCGATTTCGGCTACGAGCGCGTGCGCCTCTCCGAGAAGCAGGCCCGGGTCGACGACGTGTTCCGCTCGGTGGCGCGCCGCTACGACCTGATGAACGACCTGATGTCGGGCGGCCTGCACCGGGCCTGGAAGTCGCACCTGATCTCGATGCTGCGCCCGTCGCGCACGCGGCCCTACCACCACCTCGACGTCGCCGGCGGCACCGGCGACATCGCCTTCCGCACACTCGCGGCGGGCGGCCCCGAGACCCACGTCACCGTGCTCGACATCAACGAGGCGATGCTGCGGGTCGGCGCCGAGCGCGCGGGGCACACCTACGACGGCCGCATCGACTTCGTGACCGGCAATGCCGAGACGCTGCCGCTGCCGGCGGGTCACTTCGACAGCTACACCATCGCCTTCGGCATCCGGAACGTGCCGCGCATCGACGTGGCGCTCCGGGAAGCGCATCGGGTGCTCAAGCCCGGCGGGCGCTTCCTGTGCCTGGAATTCTCCCGCGTCGACCTCCCGGTGCTGGAGAAGATCTACGACGCCTACTCCTTCCACGTGATCCCGCGCATCGGCGAGCGGGTGGCGGGCGACCGCGACTCCTACCAGTACCTCGTCGAGTCGATCCGCAAGTTCCCCTCTCCCGACGCCTTCGCCCGGATGATCGAGGCGGCGGGCTTTGCGCATGTCAGCCACCGCCGGCTCTCGGGCGGCATCGTCGCGATCCATTCCGGCTGGAAGATTTCTTGA
- the coaBC gene encoding bifunctional phosphopantothenoylcysteine decarboxylase/phosphopantothenate--cysteine ligase CoaBC — protein sequence MSASSEKSLAGRRILLIVGGGIAAYKALDLIRRLRERGAQVRPLLTDSAQEFVTPLAAAALAGERAHTDLFDRESEADIGHIKLARDADAIVVAPATANLMARMATGHAPDLASTVLLATTLPILIAPAMNVRMWLHGATQRNLATLKADGVAVVGPNEGAMAEAEFGPGRLAEPHEIADALEALLAQRAEPPGLGFLAGREPSKKPLAGRHVLVTSGPTHEPIDPVRYLANRSSGRQGHAVAAAAAQAGARVTLVSGPVAIPDPAGVTVVRVESAREMLAAVEAALPADLAIFAAAVGDWRPAETRAGKIKKDGTTPAPLQLVENPDILATIAGRAEGRPPLVIGFAAETDAVLDNARTKIARKGCDWIVANDVSAEGGVMGGTENTVHLVGREGGVETWPKLGKEEVGRRLVARFAKLLAAQSR from the coding sequence ATGTCCGCTTCATCCGAAAAATCCCTCGCCGGCCGCCGCATCCTCCTGATCGTCGGCGGCGGGATCGCCGCCTACAAGGCGCTCGACCTGATCCGGCGCCTGCGCGAGCGCGGGGCGCAGGTGCGCCCGCTGCTCACCGACTCGGCCCAGGAATTCGTCACCCCGCTGGCGGCGGCCGCGCTCGCCGGGGAGCGGGCGCATACCGATCTGTTCGACCGGGAGAGCGAGGCCGATATCGGCCACATCAAGCTGGCGCGGGATGCGGATGCGATCGTGGTGGCGCCGGCCACCGCCAACCTGATGGCGCGGATGGCGACCGGCCACGCGCCGGACCTCGCCTCGACCGTGCTGCTCGCCACCACCCTGCCGATCCTGATCGCCCCGGCGATGAACGTGCGGATGTGGCTGCACGGGGCCACCCAGCGCAACCTCGCGACGCTGAAGGCCGACGGCGTCGCGGTGGTCGGTCCCAACGAGGGGGCGATGGCCGAGGCCGAGTTCGGCCCCGGCCGGTTGGCCGAGCCGCACGAGATCGCCGACGCCCTCGAAGCCCTGCTGGCGCAGCGCGCCGAGCCCCCCGGCCTCGGCTTCCTGGCCGGGCGCGAGCCGTCCAAAAAACCGCTGGCCGGGCGGCACGTGCTCGTCACCTCGGGGCCGACCCACGAGCCGATCGATCCGGTGCGCTACCTCGCCAACCGCTCCTCGGGCCGCCAGGGCCACGCGGTCGCCGCCGCCGCCGCCCAAGCCGGCGCGCGGGTCACGTTGGTCTCGGGGCCGGTGGCGATCCCCGATCCGGCCGGCGTCACCGTGGTGCGGGTGGAGAGCGCCCGCGAGATGCTCGCCGCGGTCGAGGCGGCGCTGCCGGCCGATCTGGCGATCTTCGCCGCCGCGGTCGGCGACTGGCGCCCGGCCGAGACGCGGGCGGGCAAGATCAAGAAGGACGGCACGACGCCCGCGCCGCTGCAACTGGTCGAGAATCCGGACATCCTCGCCACCATCGCCGGCCGTGCCGAGGGGCGCCCGCCTCTGGTCATCGGCTTCGCCGCCGAGACCGACGCCGTCCTCGACAACGCGCGGACAAAAATCGCGCGCAAGGGCTGCGACTGGATCGTGGCCAACGACGTCTCGGCGGAGGGCGGGGTGATGGGCGGCACCGAGAACACGGTGCATCTCGTGGGGCGCGAGGGGGGCGTCGAGACCTGGCCGAAGCTCGGCAAGGAGGAAGTCGGACGGCGGCTGGTGGCGCGGTTCGCGAAATTGCTGGCAGCCCAGTCGCGCTGA